One region of Erythrolamprus reginae isolate rEryReg1 chromosome 8, rEryReg1.hap1, whole genome shotgun sequence genomic DNA includes:
- the LOC139171477 gene encoding DNA-directed RNA polymerases I and III subunit RPAC2-like: MGDEEEKQQPRVLQMVRAEGSDKSCVTFVLNNEDHTLGNSLRYMIMKNPEVEFCGYSITHPSESKINFRIQSRGGRPAIDTFQKGLEDLMGVCQHVLSTFEASVEEYKAMNDVTMQ; the protein is encoded by the exons ATGGGAGACGAAGAAGAGAAGCAGCAGCCGCGCGTGTTGCAGATG GTAAGAGCTGAGGGGTCGGATAAGAGCTGTGTCACATTTGTGCTCAACAATGAAGACCACACCCTTGGCAATTCTTTGAGATACATGATTATGAAAAA CCCTGAAGTTGAGTTTTGTGGTTACAGCATCACCCATCCCTCGGAAAGCAAAATCAACTTCCGCATCCAGAGCAGAG GAGGCCGACCTGCTATAGACACATTTCAGAAGGGACTGGAAGACCTTATGGGTGTCTGCCAACACGTGCTTAGCACGTTTGAG GCAAGTGTAGAAGAATACAAGGCCATGAATGACGTGACAATGCAGTAG